A window of the Henckelia pumila isolate YLH828 chromosome 3, ASM3356847v2, whole genome shotgun sequence genome harbors these coding sequences:
- the LOC140886717 gene encoding protein FAR-RED IMPAIRED RESPONSE 1 isoform X2 — protein sequence MVDFVDTVETVGGVTDLCLIDNADSAQNKDGQLIGCPKSDTVGTEGENLEQHDGIEFESHEAAYIFYQEYAKSMGFTTSIKNSRRSKKTKEFIDAKFACSRYGVTPESESGSSRRPSVKKTGCKASMHVKRKRDGKWYIHEFMKEHNHELLPALAYHFRIHRNVKLADKNNIDILHAVSERTRKMYVEMSRQYGGGHNYCLDKNEFDHQFDRGQYLALEEGDAQVILEYFVRIQKENPSFFYAIDLNEDQRLRNLFWVDGKSRKDYIYFNDVVCFDTSYMKINEKMPVVLFIGVNHHFQPMLLGSALLADETKPTFVWLMKSWVKAMGGQAPKVVITDQNNHLRSAIEEVFPYTRHCFALWNILERMAETLAHALKYHDNVMKKFNKCIFKSLTDEEFDMRWWKMIGRFELHNNEWILSLYADRKMWVPAFLKECFLAGLCTSQRSESVNSFFDRYIHKKINLKEFVRQYGAMLQSRYEEEDMADFDTWHKQPALKSPSPWEKQMSTIYTHAIFRKFQVEVLGVVGCHPKKDKENGGISTFRVDDCEKVEHFMVAWNEANSEVSCSCMMFENRGFLCRHSMIVLQICGLSSIPSRYILKRWTKDAKTRQAAIEGTERIQNRVQRYNDLCKRAIELGEEGSLSEDNYSIACRTLIEALKDCVNINNRNAMELSSSSVALRRAEEENQFVHSTKTNKKKTTNKRRKLQTDKTAVVEAQDHLQQVENLCSDGVTLNGFYGSQHNVHGLLNLMEPPQDAYYVGQPTMQGLLNPIAPNHDGFYGVQQSLPVLGHLDFRQQSFSYGMQDEHSVRSLQLQGNARHA from the exons ATGGTGGATTTTGTGGACACTGTGGAAACTGTGGGTGGTGTGACCGATTTATGTTTAATTGATAATGCAGATAGTGCTCAAAATAAGGATGGACAATTGATTGGTTGTCCTAAAAGTGATACTGTCGGGACTGAAGGTGAAAACTTGGAACAACATGATGGGATAGAATTTGAATCCCATGAGGCGGCTTATATATTTTATCAGGAATATGCAAAATCTATGGGATTCACCACATCAATTAAAAATAGTCGACGTTCTAAGAAAACCAAAGAGTTTATTGACGCCAAATTTGCATGCTCAAGATATGGGGTCACACCAGAATCGGAGAGTGGCAGTAGTCGAAGACCAAGTGTCAAAAAGACAGGTTGCAAGGCTAGTATGCATGTAAAGAGAAAGCGAGATGGAAAATGGTATATTCATGAATTTATGAAGGAGCACAATCACGAGCTTTTACCTGCCTTAGCATATCATTTTCGTATTCATAGGAATGTGAAGTTAGCTGACAAGAATAATATAGACATTTTGCATGCAGTTAGTGAGAGGACAAGGAAGATGTATGTTGAGATGTCTAGACAATATGGCGGGGGCCATAACTATTGTCTTGACAAGAATGAGTTTGATCACCAGTTCGACAGAGGTCAGTACTTGGCATTAGAAGAGGGGGATGCTCAGGTCATTCTTGAGTATTTTGTGAGAATTCAGAAAGAAAATCCATCGTTCTTCTATGCTATTGACTTGAATGAAGATCAGCGTCTGAGGAACTTATTTTGGGTTGATGGGAAAAGCAGGAAAGATTATATTTACTTCAATGATGTTGTTTGCTTTGATACCAGTTACATGAAAATCAATGAGAAAATGCCTGTTGTTCTGTTCATTGGCGTGAACCATCATTTTCAGCCAATGTTGCTTGGTAGTGCACTGTTAGCTGATGAAACTAAACCAACATTTGTCTGGTTAATGAAATCATGGGTTAAAGCAATGGGCGGGCAAGCTCCTAAAGTGGTAATCACCGATCAAAATAACCACTTGAGATCAGCTATTGAAGAAGTTTTTCCATATACACGTCACTGCTTTGCACTTTGGAATATATTAGAAAGGATGGCCGAAACTCTTGCCCATGCACTCAAATATCATGATAATGTGATGAAAAAATTCAATAAGTGTATATTCAAGTCGTTGACAGATGAAGAATTTGACATGAGGTGGTGGAAGATGATTGGCAGATTTGAACTACATAACAATGAATGGATTCTTTCACTGTATGCAGACCGTAAGATGTGGGTTCCTGCTTTTCTGAAGGAATGTTTTTTGGCAGGGTTATGCACATCTCAACGATCGGAAAGTgtaaactccttctttgatagATACATTCACAAAAAGATCAATTTGAAAGAGTTTGTAAGACAATACGGAGCAATGCTTCAAAGTAGGTATGAAGAGGAAGACATGGCTGACTTCGACACATGGCACAAACAGCCGGCACTGAAATCCCCTTCTCCGTGGGAAAAACAGATGTCAACAATTTATACACATGCAATATTCAGAAAATTCCAGGTTGAAGTTTTAGGTGTGGTAGGCTGCCATCCTAAGAAGGATAAAGAAAATGGAGGAATTAGTACTTTTAGAGTAGATGATTGCGAAAAAGTTGAGCATTTTATGGTGGCATGGAATGAGGCGAATTCAGAGGTTTCTTGTTCATGTATGATGTTTGAAAATAGAGGCTTTCTTTGTAGACATTCAATGATTGTCCTTCAGATATGTGGTCTTTCTAGTATCCCATCCAGATACATCCTGAAAAGGTGGACAAAAGATGCAAAAACCAGGCAAGCAGCGATAGAAGGAACAGAGAGAATCCAAAATAGGGTGCAGAGATACAATGATCTTTGTAAACGTGCAATTGAATTAGGTGAAGAAGGTTCTTTGTCTGAGGATAATTACAGTATTGCTTGCCGTACTTTAATTGAAGCCTTGAAGGACTGTGTAAATATTAATAATCGAAATGCCATGGAACTTAGTAGCAGTTCTGTTGCTCTTCGTCGTGCTGAAGAAGAGAATCAATTCGTCCATTCtactaaaacaaataagaaGAAGACAACAAACAAGAGAAGAAAA TTACAAACAGACAAGACAGCTGTTGTTGAAGCCCAAGACCATTTGCAACAAGTG GAGAATTTATGTTCAGATGGAGTGACCCTAAATGGTTTCTATGGATCCCAACATAACGTGCATGGATTG TTAAATCTGATGGAGCCACCACAAGATGCGTACTATGTTGGCCAACCGACAATGCAGGGACtg TTAAACCCCATTGCGCCCAATCATGATGGCTTTTATGGAGTTCAACAAAGCCTGCCTGTTCTG GGGCATCTGGATTTTAGACAACAAAGTTTCAGTTATGGCATGCAG GATGAACATAGTGTGAGATCGCTGCAGTTGCAAGGCAATGCTAGACATGCTTGA
- the LOC140886717 gene encoding protein FAR-RED IMPAIRED RESPONSE 1 isoform X3 has product MGFTTSIKNSRRSKKTKEFIDAKFACSRYGVTPESESGSSRRPSVKKTGCKASMHVKRKRDGKWYIHEFMKEHNHELLPALAYHFRIHRNVKLADKNNIDILHAVSERTRKMYVEMSRQYGGGHNYCLDKNEFDHQFDRGQYLALEEGDAQVILEYFVRIQKENPSFFYAIDLNEDQRLRNLFWVDGKSRKDYIYFNDVVCFDTSYMKINEKMPVVLFIGVNHHFQPMLLGSALLADETKPTFVWLMKSWVKAMGGQAPKVVITDQNNHLRSAIEEVFPYTRHCFALWNILERMAETLAHALKYHDNVMKKFNKCIFKSLTDEEFDMRWWKMIGRFELHNNEWILSLYADRKMWVPAFLKECFLAGLCTSQRSESVNSFFDRYIHKKINLKEFVRQYGAMLQSRYEEEDMADFDTWHKQPALKSPSPWEKQMSTIYTHAIFRKFQVEVLGVVGCHPKKDKENGGISTFRVDDCEKVEHFMVAWNEANSEVSCSCMMFENRGFLCRHSMIVLQICGLSSIPSRYILKRWTKDAKTRQAAIEGTERIQNRVQRYNDLCKRAIELGEEGSLSEDNYSIACRTLIEALKDCVNINNRNAMELSSSSVALRRAEEENQFVHSTKTNKKKTTNKRRKLQTDKTAVVEAQDHLQQVENLCSDGVTLNGFYGSQHNVHGLLNLMEPPQDAYYVGQPTMQGLGQLNPIAPNHDGFYGVQQSLPVLGHLDFRQQSFSYGMQDEHSVRSLQLQGNARHA; this is encoded by the exons ATGGGATTCACCACATCAATTAAAAATAGTCGACGTTCTAAGAAAACCAAAGAGTTTATTGACGCCAAATTTGCATGCTCAAGATATGGGGTCACACCAGAATCGGAGAGTGGCAGTAGTCGAAGACCAAGTGTCAAAAAGACAGGTTGCAAGGCTAGTATGCATGTAAAGAGAAAGCGAGATGGAAAATGGTATATTCATGAATTTATGAAGGAGCACAATCACGAGCTTTTACCTGCCTTAGCATATCATTTTCGTATTCATAGGAATGTGAAGTTAGCTGACAAGAATAATATAGACATTTTGCATGCAGTTAGTGAGAGGACAAGGAAGATGTATGTTGAGATGTCTAGACAATATGGCGGGGGCCATAACTATTGTCTTGACAAGAATGAGTTTGATCACCAGTTCGACAGAGGTCAGTACTTGGCATTAGAAGAGGGGGATGCTCAGGTCATTCTTGAGTATTTTGTGAGAATTCAGAAAGAAAATCCATCGTTCTTCTATGCTATTGACTTGAATGAAGATCAGCGTCTGAGGAACTTATTTTGGGTTGATGGGAAAAGCAGGAAAGATTATATTTACTTCAATGATGTTGTTTGCTTTGATACCAGTTACATGAAAATCAATGAGAAAATGCCTGTTGTTCTGTTCATTGGCGTGAACCATCATTTTCAGCCAATGTTGCTTGGTAGTGCACTGTTAGCTGATGAAACTAAACCAACATTTGTCTGGTTAATGAAATCATGGGTTAAAGCAATGGGCGGGCAAGCTCCTAAAGTGGTAATCACCGATCAAAATAACCACTTGAGATCAGCTATTGAAGAAGTTTTTCCATATACACGTCACTGCTTTGCACTTTGGAATATATTAGAAAGGATGGCCGAAACTCTTGCCCATGCACTCAAATATCATGATAATGTGATGAAAAAATTCAATAAGTGTATATTCAAGTCGTTGACAGATGAAGAATTTGACATGAGGTGGTGGAAGATGATTGGCAGATTTGAACTACATAACAATGAATGGATTCTTTCACTGTATGCAGACCGTAAGATGTGGGTTCCTGCTTTTCTGAAGGAATGTTTTTTGGCAGGGTTATGCACATCTCAACGATCGGAAAGTgtaaactccttctttgatagATACATTCACAAAAAGATCAATTTGAAAGAGTTTGTAAGACAATACGGAGCAATGCTTCAAAGTAGGTATGAAGAGGAAGACATGGCTGACTTCGACACATGGCACAAACAGCCGGCACTGAAATCCCCTTCTCCGTGGGAAAAACAGATGTCAACAATTTATACACATGCAATATTCAGAAAATTCCAGGTTGAAGTTTTAGGTGTGGTAGGCTGCCATCCTAAGAAGGATAAAGAAAATGGAGGAATTAGTACTTTTAGAGTAGATGATTGCGAAAAAGTTGAGCATTTTATGGTGGCATGGAATGAGGCGAATTCAGAGGTTTCTTGTTCATGTATGATGTTTGAAAATAGAGGCTTTCTTTGTAGACATTCAATGATTGTCCTTCAGATATGTGGTCTTTCTAGTATCCCATCCAGATACATCCTGAAAAGGTGGACAAAAGATGCAAAAACCAGGCAAGCAGCGATAGAAGGAACAGAGAGAATCCAAAATAGGGTGCAGAGATACAATGATCTTTGTAAACGTGCAATTGAATTAGGTGAAGAAGGTTCTTTGTCTGAGGATAATTACAGTATTGCTTGCCGTACTTTAATTGAAGCCTTGAAGGACTGTGTAAATATTAATAATCGAAATGCCATGGAACTTAGTAGCAGTTCTGTTGCTCTTCGTCGTGCTGAAGAAGAGAATCAATTCGTCCATTCtactaaaacaaataagaaGAAGACAACAAACAAGAGAAGAAAA TTACAAACAGACAAGACAGCTGTTGTTGAAGCCCAAGACCATTTGCAACAAGTG GAGAATTTATGTTCAGATGGAGTGACCCTAAATGGTTTCTATGGATCCCAACATAACGTGCATGGATTG TTAAATCTGATGGAGCCACCACAAGATGCGTACTATGTTGGCCAACCGACAATGCAGGGACtg GGACAGTTAAACCCCATTGCGCCCAATCATGATGGCTTTTATGGAGTTCAACAAAGCCTGCCTGTTCTG GGGCATCTGGATTTTAGACAACAAAGTTTCAGTTATGGCATGCAG GATGAACATAGTGTGAGATCGCTGCAGTTGCAAGGCAATGCTAGACATGCTTGA
- the LOC140890867 gene encoding glucan endo-1,3-beta-glucosidase 3-like: MLFMEALPISLLLLIFSLLSIAEGGGSIGVNYGRIANNLPSATKVVQLLKSQGLDRVKVYDTDPAVLKALSGSGIRVTVNLPNELLYSAARRQSFAYSWVLRNVVAYHPATAIEAIAVGNEVFVDTHNTTRYLLPALYNIHEALVKYDLHEDIKLSSPVALSALQNSYPSSSGSFRPDLIEPVFKPMLEFLRKTGSKLMVNVYPFFAYESNADVIPLDYALSRENPGLVDAGNGLHYFSLFDAQIDAVFAAMSALKYDDVGIIVSETGWPSKGDQNEHGASVENAASYNGNLVHRVLTGGGTPARPKENLTVFLFALFNENKKEGPTSERNFGLFYPDEKKVYEVPFTAEGVKSYRDSRPSGEQRVSTASGESWCVAKTEAGKDKIQEGLDYACGEGGADCHPIQPGSTCFDPNTLEAHASYAFNSYYQKKGRGIGTCFFGGASYIVTQHPKYGKCEFPTGY; this comes from the exons ATGCTGTTCATGGAAGCTCTCCCCATTTCTCTCCTCTTGCTAATCTTTTCTCTTCTCTCAATTGCAG AAGGGGGAGGTTCCATTGGTGTAAACTATGGGCGGATAGCGAACAACCTCCCATCGGCGACGAAGGTGGTGCAGCTCCTGAAATCGCAAGGTTTGGATAGAGTGAAGGTGTACGACACCGACCCGGCAGTTCTCAAGGCGTTGTCCGGGTCGGGTATCAGAGTCACCGTCAATCTGCCCAACGAGCTCCTCTACTCCGCCGCCCGCCGCCAATCCTTCGCTTATTCGTGGGTTCTCCGCAATGTGGTCGCCTACCACCCAGCCACCGCCATCGAAGCCATCGCCGTCGGGAATGAGGTGTTTGTGGACACTCATAATACCACGCGCTACTTGTTACCGGCGCTGTATAACATTCACGAAGCGCTGGTGAAGTACGACCTCCATGAAGATATCAAGCTGTCGTCTCCCGTTGCACTCAGCGCGTTGCAAAACTCGTACCCCTCATCGTCCGGTTCGTTTCGGCCGGACTTGATCGAGCCGGTGTTCAAGCCCATGCTGGAGTTTCTGAGGAAAACCGGGTCCAAGCTCATGGTGAACGTTTATCCCTTCTTCGCTTACGAGTCCAATGCGGACGTCATACCGTTGGATTACGCCCTCTCCCGGGAGAACCCCGGCTTGGTGGACGCCGGAAATGGCCTGCACTACTTCTCCCTCTTCGACGCCCAGATCGACGCCGTCTTCGCCGCCATGTCGGCTCTGAAATACGACGACGTCGGAATCATCGTCAGCGAAACCGGGTGGCCGTCCAAAGGCGACCAGAACGAGCACGGAGCGAGCGTGGAAAACGCCGCCTCGTACAACGGAAACCTAGTCCACCGAGTCCTCACCGGCGGCGGGACCCCGGCGCGGCCGAAGGAGAACCTGACGGTGTTCCTGTTCGCACTGTTCAACGAGAACAAGAAGGAGGGACCAACGTCGGAGAGGAACTTCGGGCTCTTCTACCCCGACGAGAAGAAGGTTTACGAGGTTCCCTTCACGGCGGAAGGGGTGAAGAGCTACAGGGACAGCCGACCGTCGGGCGAGCAGAGAGTATCGACGGCGAGCGGGGAGAGCTGGTGCGTGGCGAAGACGGAGGCGGGTAAAGATAAGATACAGGAGGGTCTAGATTACGCCTGTGGGGAAGGTGGCGCCGACTGCCATCCGATCCAGCCAGGGTCCACGTGTTTCGATCCTAACACACTGGAGGCTCACGCTTCCTACGCATTCAACAGCTATTATCAGAAGAAGGGACGTGGCATCGGGACTTGCTTCTTCGGTGGGGCCTCTTATATTGTCACTCAACACCCCA AGTATGGTAAATGTGAATTCCCTACTGGATACTGA
- the LOC140886717 gene encoding protein FAR-RED IMPAIRED RESPONSE 1 isoform X1, with protein sequence MVDFVDTVETVGGVTDLCLIDNADSAQNKDGQLIGCPKSDTVGTEGENLEQHDGIEFESHEAAYIFYQEYAKSMGFTTSIKNSRRSKKTKEFIDAKFACSRYGVTPESESGSSRRPSVKKTGCKASMHVKRKRDGKWYIHEFMKEHNHELLPALAYHFRIHRNVKLADKNNIDILHAVSERTRKMYVEMSRQYGGGHNYCLDKNEFDHQFDRGQYLALEEGDAQVILEYFVRIQKENPSFFYAIDLNEDQRLRNLFWVDGKSRKDYIYFNDVVCFDTSYMKINEKMPVVLFIGVNHHFQPMLLGSALLADETKPTFVWLMKSWVKAMGGQAPKVVITDQNNHLRSAIEEVFPYTRHCFALWNILERMAETLAHALKYHDNVMKKFNKCIFKSLTDEEFDMRWWKMIGRFELHNNEWILSLYADRKMWVPAFLKECFLAGLCTSQRSESVNSFFDRYIHKKINLKEFVRQYGAMLQSRYEEEDMADFDTWHKQPALKSPSPWEKQMSTIYTHAIFRKFQVEVLGVVGCHPKKDKENGGISTFRVDDCEKVEHFMVAWNEANSEVSCSCMMFENRGFLCRHSMIVLQICGLSSIPSRYILKRWTKDAKTRQAAIEGTERIQNRVQRYNDLCKRAIELGEEGSLSEDNYSIACRTLIEALKDCVNINNRNAMELSSSSVALRRAEEENQFVHSTKTNKKKTTNKRRKLQTDKTAVVEAQDHLQQVENLCSDGVTLNGFYGSQHNVHGLLNLMEPPQDAYYVGQPTMQGLGQLNPIAPNHDGFYGVQQSLPVLGHLDFRQQSFSYGMQDEHSVRSLQLQGNARHA encoded by the exons ATGGTGGATTTTGTGGACACTGTGGAAACTGTGGGTGGTGTGACCGATTTATGTTTAATTGATAATGCAGATAGTGCTCAAAATAAGGATGGACAATTGATTGGTTGTCCTAAAAGTGATACTGTCGGGACTGAAGGTGAAAACTTGGAACAACATGATGGGATAGAATTTGAATCCCATGAGGCGGCTTATATATTTTATCAGGAATATGCAAAATCTATGGGATTCACCACATCAATTAAAAATAGTCGACGTTCTAAGAAAACCAAAGAGTTTATTGACGCCAAATTTGCATGCTCAAGATATGGGGTCACACCAGAATCGGAGAGTGGCAGTAGTCGAAGACCAAGTGTCAAAAAGACAGGTTGCAAGGCTAGTATGCATGTAAAGAGAAAGCGAGATGGAAAATGGTATATTCATGAATTTATGAAGGAGCACAATCACGAGCTTTTACCTGCCTTAGCATATCATTTTCGTATTCATAGGAATGTGAAGTTAGCTGACAAGAATAATATAGACATTTTGCATGCAGTTAGTGAGAGGACAAGGAAGATGTATGTTGAGATGTCTAGACAATATGGCGGGGGCCATAACTATTGTCTTGACAAGAATGAGTTTGATCACCAGTTCGACAGAGGTCAGTACTTGGCATTAGAAGAGGGGGATGCTCAGGTCATTCTTGAGTATTTTGTGAGAATTCAGAAAGAAAATCCATCGTTCTTCTATGCTATTGACTTGAATGAAGATCAGCGTCTGAGGAACTTATTTTGGGTTGATGGGAAAAGCAGGAAAGATTATATTTACTTCAATGATGTTGTTTGCTTTGATACCAGTTACATGAAAATCAATGAGAAAATGCCTGTTGTTCTGTTCATTGGCGTGAACCATCATTTTCAGCCAATGTTGCTTGGTAGTGCACTGTTAGCTGATGAAACTAAACCAACATTTGTCTGGTTAATGAAATCATGGGTTAAAGCAATGGGCGGGCAAGCTCCTAAAGTGGTAATCACCGATCAAAATAACCACTTGAGATCAGCTATTGAAGAAGTTTTTCCATATACACGTCACTGCTTTGCACTTTGGAATATATTAGAAAGGATGGCCGAAACTCTTGCCCATGCACTCAAATATCATGATAATGTGATGAAAAAATTCAATAAGTGTATATTCAAGTCGTTGACAGATGAAGAATTTGACATGAGGTGGTGGAAGATGATTGGCAGATTTGAACTACATAACAATGAATGGATTCTTTCACTGTATGCAGACCGTAAGATGTGGGTTCCTGCTTTTCTGAAGGAATGTTTTTTGGCAGGGTTATGCACATCTCAACGATCGGAAAGTgtaaactccttctttgatagATACATTCACAAAAAGATCAATTTGAAAGAGTTTGTAAGACAATACGGAGCAATGCTTCAAAGTAGGTATGAAGAGGAAGACATGGCTGACTTCGACACATGGCACAAACAGCCGGCACTGAAATCCCCTTCTCCGTGGGAAAAACAGATGTCAACAATTTATACACATGCAATATTCAGAAAATTCCAGGTTGAAGTTTTAGGTGTGGTAGGCTGCCATCCTAAGAAGGATAAAGAAAATGGAGGAATTAGTACTTTTAGAGTAGATGATTGCGAAAAAGTTGAGCATTTTATGGTGGCATGGAATGAGGCGAATTCAGAGGTTTCTTGTTCATGTATGATGTTTGAAAATAGAGGCTTTCTTTGTAGACATTCAATGATTGTCCTTCAGATATGTGGTCTTTCTAGTATCCCATCCAGATACATCCTGAAAAGGTGGACAAAAGATGCAAAAACCAGGCAAGCAGCGATAGAAGGAACAGAGAGAATCCAAAATAGGGTGCAGAGATACAATGATCTTTGTAAACGTGCAATTGAATTAGGTGAAGAAGGTTCTTTGTCTGAGGATAATTACAGTATTGCTTGCCGTACTTTAATTGAAGCCTTGAAGGACTGTGTAAATATTAATAATCGAAATGCCATGGAACTTAGTAGCAGTTCTGTTGCTCTTCGTCGTGCTGAAGAAGAGAATCAATTCGTCCATTCtactaaaacaaataagaaGAAGACAACAAACAAGAGAAGAAAA TTACAAACAGACAAGACAGCTGTTGTTGAAGCCCAAGACCATTTGCAACAAGTG GAGAATTTATGTTCAGATGGAGTGACCCTAAATGGTTTCTATGGATCCCAACATAACGTGCATGGATTG TTAAATCTGATGGAGCCACCACAAGATGCGTACTATGTTGGCCAACCGACAATGCAGGGACtg GGACAGTTAAACCCCATTGCGCCCAATCATGATGGCTTTTATGGAGTTCAACAAAGCCTGCCTGTTCTG GGGCATCTGGATTTTAGACAACAAAGTTTCAGTTATGGCATGCAG GATGAACATAGTGTGAGATCGCTGCAGTTGCAAGGCAATGCTAGACATGCTTGA
- the LOC140886717 gene encoding protein FAR-RED IMPAIRED RESPONSE 1 isoform X4, whose amino-acid sequence MVDFVDTVETVGGVTDLCLIDNADSAQNKDGQLIGCPKSDTVGTEGENLEQHDGIEFESHEAAYIFYQEYAKSMGFTTSIKNSRRSKKTKEFIDAKFACSRYGVTPESESGSSRRPSVKKTGCKASMHVKRKRDGKWYIHEFMKEHNHELLPALAYHFRIHRNVKLADKNNIDILHAVSERTRKMYVEMSRQYGGGHNYCLDKNEFDHQFDRGQYLALEEGDAQVILEYFVRIQKENPSFFYAIDLNEDQRLRNLFWVDGKSRKDYIYFNDVVCFDTSYMKINEKMPVVLFIGVNHHFQPMLLGSALLADETKPTFVWLMKSWVKAMGGQAPKVVITDQNNHLRSAIEEVFPYTRHCFALWNILERMAETLAHALKYHDNVMKKFNKCIFKSLTDEEFDMRWWKMIGRFELHNNEWILSLYADRKMWVPAFLKECFLAGLCTSQRSESVNSFFDRYIHKKINLKEFVRQYGAMLQSRYEEEDMADFDTWHKQPALKSPSPWEKQMSTIYTHAIFRKFQVEVLGVVGCHPKKDKENGGISTFRVDDCEKVEHFMVAWNEANSEVSCSCMMFENRGFLCRHSMIVLQICGLSSIPSRYILKRWTKDAKTRQAAIEGTERIQNRVQRYNDLCKRAIELGEEGSLSEDNYSIACRTLIEALKDCVNINNRNAMELSSSSVALRRAEEENQFVHSTKTNKKKTTNKRRKLQTDKTAVVEAQDHLQQVRDLRSYTLLI is encoded by the exons ATGGTGGATTTTGTGGACACTGTGGAAACTGTGGGTGGTGTGACCGATTTATGTTTAATTGATAATGCAGATAGTGCTCAAAATAAGGATGGACAATTGATTGGTTGTCCTAAAAGTGATACTGTCGGGACTGAAGGTGAAAACTTGGAACAACATGATGGGATAGAATTTGAATCCCATGAGGCGGCTTATATATTTTATCAGGAATATGCAAAATCTATGGGATTCACCACATCAATTAAAAATAGTCGACGTTCTAAGAAAACCAAAGAGTTTATTGACGCCAAATTTGCATGCTCAAGATATGGGGTCACACCAGAATCGGAGAGTGGCAGTAGTCGAAGACCAAGTGTCAAAAAGACAGGTTGCAAGGCTAGTATGCATGTAAAGAGAAAGCGAGATGGAAAATGGTATATTCATGAATTTATGAAGGAGCACAATCACGAGCTTTTACCTGCCTTAGCATATCATTTTCGTATTCATAGGAATGTGAAGTTAGCTGACAAGAATAATATAGACATTTTGCATGCAGTTAGTGAGAGGACAAGGAAGATGTATGTTGAGATGTCTAGACAATATGGCGGGGGCCATAACTATTGTCTTGACAAGAATGAGTTTGATCACCAGTTCGACAGAGGTCAGTACTTGGCATTAGAAGAGGGGGATGCTCAGGTCATTCTTGAGTATTTTGTGAGAATTCAGAAAGAAAATCCATCGTTCTTCTATGCTATTGACTTGAATGAAGATCAGCGTCTGAGGAACTTATTTTGGGTTGATGGGAAAAGCAGGAAAGATTATATTTACTTCAATGATGTTGTTTGCTTTGATACCAGTTACATGAAAATCAATGAGAAAATGCCTGTTGTTCTGTTCATTGGCGTGAACCATCATTTTCAGCCAATGTTGCTTGGTAGTGCACTGTTAGCTGATGAAACTAAACCAACATTTGTCTGGTTAATGAAATCATGGGTTAAAGCAATGGGCGGGCAAGCTCCTAAAGTGGTAATCACCGATCAAAATAACCACTTGAGATCAGCTATTGAAGAAGTTTTTCCATATACACGTCACTGCTTTGCACTTTGGAATATATTAGAAAGGATGGCCGAAACTCTTGCCCATGCACTCAAATATCATGATAATGTGATGAAAAAATTCAATAAGTGTATATTCAAGTCGTTGACAGATGAAGAATTTGACATGAGGTGGTGGAAGATGATTGGCAGATTTGAACTACATAACAATGAATGGATTCTTTCACTGTATGCAGACCGTAAGATGTGGGTTCCTGCTTTTCTGAAGGAATGTTTTTTGGCAGGGTTATGCACATCTCAACGATCGGAAAGTgtaaactccttctttgatagATACATTCACAAAAAGATCAATTTGAAAGAGTTTGTAAGACAATACGGAGCAATGCTTCAAAGTAGGTATGAAGAGGAAGACATGGCTGACTTCGACACATGGCACAAACAGCCGGCACTGAAATCCCCTTCTCCGTGGGAAAAACAGATGTCAACAATTTATACACATGCAATATTCAGAAAATTCCAGGTTGAAGTTTTAGGTGTGGTAGGCTGCCATCCTAAGAAGGATAAAGAAAATGGAGGAATTAGTACTTTTAGAGTAGATGATTGCGAAAAAGTTGAGCATTTTATGGTGGCATGGAATGAGGCGAATTCAGAGGTTTCTTGTTCATGTATGATGTTTGAAAATAGAGGCTTTCTTTGTAGACATTCAATGATTGTCCTTCAGATATGTGGTCTTTCTAGTATCCCATCCAGATACATCCTGAAAAGGTGGACAAAAGATGCAAAAACCAGGCAAGCAGCGATAGAAGGAACAGAGAGAATCCAAAATAGGGTGCAGAGATACAATGATCTTTGTAAACGTGCAATTGAATTAGGTGAAGAAGGTTCTTTGTCTGAGGATAATTACAGTATTGCTTGCCGTACTTTAATTGAAGCCTTGAAGGACTGTGTAAATATTAATAATCGAAATGCCATGGAACTTAGTAGCAGTTCTGTTGCTCTTCGTCGTGCTGAAGAAGAGAATCAATTCGTCCATTCtactaaaacaaataagaaGAAGACAACAAACAAGAGAAGAAAA TTACAAACAGACAAGACAGCTGTTGTTGAAGCCCAAGACCATTTGCAACAAGTG AGGGATTTAAGGAGCTACACACTCCTGATTTGA